From a region of the Mycobacterium sp. SMC-8 genome:
- a CDS encoding crotonase/enoyl-CoA hydratase family protein, with translation MTSSVSYELAHSVATITLDDGKVNVLGPAMQAAINEALDRAEADKAKAVVLAGNSRVFSGGFDLAVFQSGEAAAALGMLSGGFELSMRTLTFPVPVIIAATGPAIAMGSFLLLSADHRVGQPKSRCQAIEVAIGMTIPISALEIMRMRLTPAAFERAAALAATFAGDEAIAAGWLDEIVEADQVLPRAQQVAAEAAATLHTGAHLATKLKARKTALDAIQAGIDGLATEFTLG, from the coding sequence ATGACCAGCAGCGTCTCCTACGAACTCGCACACTCCGTGGCCACCATCACCCTCGACGACGGCAAGGTGAACGTGCTCGGGCCCGCGATGCAGGCCGCGATCAACGAAGCGCTCGACCGCGCCGAAGCCGACAAAGCCAAGGCTGTGGTGCTCGCCGGGAATTCGCGGGTTTTCAGCGGCGGCTTCGACCTCGCAGTGTTCCAGTCCGGTGAGGCCGCCGCGGCGCTGGGCATGCTCTCCGGCGGCTTCGAACTGTCGATGCGCACACTGACGTTCCCGGTCCCGGTGATCATCGCGGCCACCGGCCCGGCGATCGCGATGGGTTCCTTCCTGCTGCTGTCGGCCGATCACCGTGTCGGTCAGCCGAAGTCGCGCTGCCAGGCCATCGAGGTCGCCATCGGCATGACCATCCCGATCTCGGCACTGGAGATCATGCGAATGCGGCTGACCCCGGCGGCGTTCGAACGGGCCGCCGCGCTGGCGGCGACGTTCGCCGGTGACGAGGCGATCGCAGCGGGCTGGCTCGATGAGATCGTCGAGGCCGACCAGGTGCTGCCCCGCGCCCAGCAGGTCGCGGCCGAGGCGGCCGCCACCCTGCACACCGGCGCGCACCTGGCCACCAAGCTCAAGGCACGCAAGACCGCCCTCGATGCCATTCAGGCCGGAATCGACGGCCTGGCAACGGAATTCACGCTGGGGTGA
- a CDS encoding MBL fold metallo-hydrolase, protein MAATDHTDRLYFRQLLSGRDFAAGDMIAQQMRNFAYLIGDRETGDTVVVDPAYAAQDLVDAVEADGMRLSGVLVTHHHPDHVGGSMMGFELKGLAELLERVSVPVHVNAHEVDWVARITGIAPSELTSHQHGDKVSVGDIEIELLHTPGHTPGSQCFLLDGRLVAGDTLFLEGCGRTDFPGGNVDDMFRSLQALAQLPGDPTVFPGHWYSAEPSASLSQVRNTNYVYRASDLDQWRMLMGG, encoded by the coding sequence ATGGCTGCCACGGACCACACCGACCGCCTCTACTTCAGACAGCTGCTCTCCGGCCGGGACTTCGCGGCCGGAGACATGATCGCCCAGCAGATGCGCAACTTCGCCTATCTGATCGGCGACCGGGAGACCGGCGACACCGTCGTCGTCGATCCGGCCTATGCGGCCCAGGATCTGGTCGACGCCGTGGAGGCCGACGGCATGCGGCTGTCCGGCGTGCTCGTCACCCACCACCACCCCGACCACGTCGGCGGGTCGATGATGGGTTTTGAACTCAAGGGTCTGGCCGAGTTGCTGGAGCGGGTCAGCGTCCCTGTTCACGTCAACGCCCACGAGGTGGACTGGGTCGCGCGGATCACCGGCATCGCCCCCAGCGAGCTGACCTCGCACCAGCACGGCGACAAGGTGTCCGTGGGCGACATCGAGATCGAACTACTGCACACCCCGGGCCACACCCCGGGCAGCCAGTGCTTCCTGCTGGACGGACGGCTGGTCGCCGGCGACACGCTGTTTCTCGAAGGATGCGGCCGCACCGACTTTCCCGGCGGCAACGTCGACGACATGTTCCGCAGCCTGCAGGCGCTCGCGCAGCTGCCCGGTGATCCGACCGTGTTCCCCGGGCACTGGTACTCCGCCGAGCCGAGCGCATCGCTGTCGCAGGTGCGCAACACCAACTACGTCTACCGAGCGAGCGACCTCGACCAATGGCGCATGCTGATGGGTGGCTGA
- the rpmG gene encoding 50S ribosomal protein L33 gives MASSTDVRPKITLACEVCKHRNYITKKNRRNDPDRLEIKKFCPNCGKHQAHKESR, from the coding sequence GTGGCCTCCAGTACTGACGTACGGCCCAAGATCACCTTGGCCTGCGAGGTGTGCAAGCACCGTAACTACATCACCAAGAAGAACCGCCGCAACGATCCCGACCGGCTCGAGATCAAGAAGTTCTGCCCGAACTGCGGCAAGCACCAGGCGCACAAAGAGTCGCGCTAA
- the hadA gene encoding (3R)-hydroxyacyl-ACP dehydratase subunit HadA produces MSFLDGYVGTHFRHPDHYVVGREKIREYATAVKNDDPAFFDEQAAADLGYDALLAPLTFISVFGYQAQSAMFAAAGIGITDAQIVQVDQVLKFVRPIKAGDELFCDVWIDSVRQAHGTDIIVTKNVVSNRNGDVVQESYTTLAGRSEEDGESGFSDGTA; encoded by the coding sequence GTGTCTTTTCTGGACGGATACGTCGGGACGCACTTCCGTCATCCCGACCACTACGTCGTGGGGCGAGAGAAGATCCGCGAGTACGCGACCGCGGTCAAGAACGACGATCCCGCTTTCTTCGACGAGCAGGCCGCCGCGGACCTGGGTTACGACGCGCTGCTGGCCCCGCTCACCTTCATCTCGGTGTTCGGCTATCAGGCCCAGTCGGCGATGTTCGCCGCGGCCGGGATCGGCATCACCGACGCGCAGATCGTCCAGGTCGACCAGGTCCTCAAGTTCGTCCGCCCCATCAAGGCCGGTGACGAGCTGTTCTGCGACGTGTGGATCGACTCGGTGCGCCAGGCCCACGGCACCGACATCATCGTCACCAAGAACGTCGTCAGCAATCGCAACGGCGACGTTGTGCAGGAGTCCTACACCACCCTGGCGGGGCGTAGCGAAGAAGACGGAGAGAGTGGCTTTTCAGATGGCACTGCGTGA
- the hadB gene encoding (3R)-hydroxyacyl-ACP dehydratase subunit HadB has translation MALREFSSVNVGDQLPEKVIPLTRADLVNYAGVSGDLNPIHWDDEIAKQVGLDTAIAHGMLTMGLGGGYVTEWVGDPAAVTEYNVRFTAVVPVPNDGRGAEIVFNGRVKSVDPEFKSVTIALSATAGGKKIFGRAVAVAKLA, from the coding sequence ATGGCACTGCGTGAGTTCAGTTCGGTCAACGTCGGCGATCAGCTGCCCGAGAAGGTCATCCCGCTCACACGGGCCGACCTGGTCAACTATGCGGGCGTGTCCGGCGACCTGAACCCGATCCACTGGGATGACGAGATCGCCAAGCAGGTCGGTCTGGACACCGCGATCGCGCACGGCATGCTCACCATGGGTCTGGGCGGTGGCTACGTGACCGAATGGGTGGGTGATCCGGCCGCGGTCACCGAGTACAACGTGCGCTTCACCGCCGTCGTACCCGTCCCCAACGACGGCAGAGGCGCCGAGATCGTGTTCAACGGCCGGGTGAAATCGGTTGATCCCGAGTTCAAGTCGGTCACGATCGCGCTCAGCGCCACCGCCGGTGGGAAGAAGATCTTCGGCCGCGCCGTCGCTGTCGCGAAGCTCGCATAG
- the hadC gene encoding (3R)-hydroxyacyl-ACP dehydratase subunit HadC: MALKTDIRGMVYKYPDPYVVGREQIRQYAKAVKATDPASHDVEAAAALGHPGLVAGPTFLSIFAVMIQRHFFQHVDVGFETMQIVQVDQKFLFHQHIKEGDEVTGVMHIETVTERFGADIVTTRNVLTNQHGEVVMEAFTTLMGHEGDNSISAGWDPETGQVVRKPVQHDLEDVD, from the coding sequence ATGGCACTCAAGACAGACATCCGCGGGATGGTTTACAAGTACCCCGATCCCTACGTGGTGGGCCGCGAGCAGATCCGCCAGTACGCGAAGGCGGTCAAGGCCACCGATCCGGCGTCCCACGATGTGGAGGCCGCCGCCGCGCTCGGTCATCCGGGTCTGGTCGCCGGGCCGACGTTTCTGTCGATCTTCGCCGTGATGATCCAGCGGCACTTCTTCCAGCACGTCGACGTCGGCTTCGAAACCATGCAGATCGTGCAGGTGGACCAGAAGTTCCTGTTCCATCAGCACATCAAAGAAGGCGACGAGGTCACCGGTGTCATGCACATCGAGACCGTCACCGAGCGTTTCGGCGCCGACATCGTGACCACGCGCAACGTGCTGACCAACCAGCACGGTGAGGTCGTGATGGAGGCGTTCACGACCTTGATGGGCCATGAGGGCGACAACTCGATCTCGGCCGGCTGGGATCCCGAAACCGGCCAAGTGGTCCGCAAGCCCGTCCAGCACGACCTGGAGGACGTGGATTAG
- the secE gene encoding preprotein translocase subunit SecE, giving the protein MSDERDGVSSADTDSGAQTDDGDTRGQTAVVTRPLRPTGKRSRRPAGTEGADTDTEQAPDTEASDSKDGGKGPKAKKKTARKPKDGPSRNPFLFVLNYLKEVVGELRKVIWPNRKQMVTYTTVVLLFLVFMVALIGGVDLGLAKLVTWIFG; this is encoded by the coding sequence GTGAGCGACGAGCGCGACGGTGTCAGCTCCGCTGACACCGACAGCGGCGCACAGACCGACGACGGTGACACCCGCGGCCAGACCGCGGTCGTGACGCGTCCGCTGCGTCCCACGGGCAAGCGGTCGCGGCGCCCGGCCGGGACCGAGGGCGCCGACACGGACACCGAGCAGGCGCCCGACACCGAGGCTTCTGATTCCAAGGACGGCGGCAAGGGGCCCAAGGCCAAGAAGAAAACGGCCCGGAAGCCCAAGGACGGCCCGTCCCGTAATCCGTTCCTGTTCGTCCTCAACTACCTGAAGGAAGTTGTTGGCGAGCTGCGGAAGGTCATCTGGCCCAACCGCAAGCAGATGGTGACCTACACGACGGTCGTGCTGCTGTTCCTGGTGTTCATGGTGGCGCTGATCGGCGGCGTGGACCTGGGCCTGGCCAAGCTCGTGACCTGGATCTTCGGCTGA
- the nusG gene encoding transcription termination/antitermination protein NusG has translation MTSFDGEAPSGDTVDTIDVDETNAEVRAGADAEAVGSDEDAAPAAEGADDDVAEAAGEDAEDEDPAVALKKELRLQPGEWYVIHSYAGYENKVKANLETRVQNLDVGDYIFQVEVPTEEVTEIKNGQRKQVNRKVLPGYILVRMELNDESWGAVRNTPGVTGFVGATSRPSPLSLDDVVKFLLPPAAAKKPGKAAASSAAAAASETGGIERPVIEVDFEVGESVTVMDGPFATLPASISEVNAEQQKLKVLVSIFGRETPVELTFNQVAKI, from the coding sequence GTGACTAGCTTCGACGGCGAAGCGCCTTCGGGCGACACCGTCGACACCATCGACGTCGACGAGACCAACGCCGAGGTTCGCGCTGGTGCCGACGCCGAGGCCGTGGGCAGCGACGAGGACGCCGCACCCGCCGCTGAAGGTGCCGATGACGATGTCGCCGAGGCGGCTGGCGAGGACGCCGAGGACGAGGATCCGGCCGTCGCGCTCAAGAAGGAGCTGCGGCTGCAGCCGGGCGAGTGGTACGTGATCCACTCCTACGCCGGTTACGAGAACAAGGTGAAGGCCAATCTCGAGACCCGCGTGCAGAACCTGGACGTCGGCGACTACATCTTCCAGGTCGAGGTGCCCACCGAAGAGGTCACCGAGATCAAGAACGGCCAGCGCAAGCAGGTCAACCGCAAGGTGCTGCCCGGCTACATCCTGGTCCGTATGGAGCTCAACGACGAGTCGTGGGGCGCGGTGCGCAACACGCCCGGCGTGACCGGCTTCGTCGGCGCGACGTCGCGGCCGTCGCCGCTGTCGCTCGACGACGTGGTGAAGTTCCTGCTGCCGCCCGCCGCGGCCAAGAAGCCCGGCAAGGCGGCCGCGTCGTCCGCCGCGGCTGCGGCGTCGGAGACCGGCGGCATCGAGCGGCCCGTCATCGAGGTCGACTTCGAGGTGGGCGAGTCCGTCACCGTCATGGACGGCCCGTTCGCGACGCTGCCCGCGTCGATCAGCGAGGTCAACGCCGAACAGCAGAAGCTCAAGGTGCTGGTGTCGATCTTCGGACGTGAGACCCCGGTCGAACTGACCTTCAACCAGGTCGCCAAGATTTAA
- the rplK gene encoding 50S ribosomal protein L11, with protein MPPKKKVVGLIKLQIQAGQANPAPPVGPALGQHGVNIMEFCKAYNAATESQRGNVIPVEITVYEDRSFTFALKTPPAAKLLLKAAGVPKGSSEPHKTKVAKVTWDQVREIAETKKEDLNANDIDQAAKIIAGTARSMGITVE; from the coding sequence ATGCCCCCGAAGAAGAAGGTCGTCGGGCTGATCAAGCTGCAGATCCAGGCCGGGCAGGCCAACCCCGCCCCGCCGGTCGGACCCGCGCTCGGCCAGCACGGCGTCAACATCATGGAGTTCTGCAAGGCGTACAACGCCGCGACCGAGTCGCAGCGCGGCAACGTCATCCCCGTGGAGATCACCGTCTACGAGGATCGCAGCTTCACGTTCGCGCTGAAGACCCCGCCGGCCGCCAAGCTGCTGCTCAAGGCCGCCGGTGTGCCGAAGGGTTCGAGCGAGCCGCACAAGACCAAGGTCGCCAAGGTGACGTGGGATCAGGTGCGTGAGATCGCCGAGACCAAGAAGGAAGACCTGAACGCCAACGACATCGATCAGGCCGCCAAGATCATCGCGGGCACCGCCCGGTCGATGGGGATCACGGTCGAGTAG
- the rplA gene encoding 50S ribosomal protein L1, which produces MSKNSKAYKEAAEKVDRSRLYTPLEAAKLAKETSSKKQDATVEVAIRLGVDPRKADQMVRGTVNLPHGTGKTARVAVFAVGDKAEQAQAAGADIVGSDDLIEQIQGGMLDFDAAIATPDQMAKVGRIARILGPRGLMPNPKTGTVTPDVAKAVADIKGGKINFRVDKQANLHFVIGKASFDEKKLAENYGAALDEVLRAKPSSSKGRYLKKVVVSTTTGPGIPVDPAVTRNFTEE; this is translated from the coding sequence ATGAGCAAGAACAGCAAGGCTTACAAGGAAGCCGCCGAGAAGGTCGACCGGAGCCGGCTCTACACGCCGCTGGAGGCCGCGAAGCTGGCCAAGGAGACGTCGTCGAAGAAGCAGGACGCCACCGTCGAGGTCGCGATCCGGCTCGGTGTCGACCCCCGCAAGGCCGACCAGATGGTCCGCGGCACCGTGAACCTGCCGCACGGCACCGGTAAGACCGCGCGGGTGGCCGTGTTCGCCGTCGGCGACAAGGCCGAGCAGGCGCAGGCCGCCGGCGCCGACATCGTCGGCAGCGACGACCTGATCGAGCAGATCCAGGGCGGCATGCTCGACTTCGACGCGGCGATCGCGACGCCGGACCAGATGGCCAAGGTCGGCCGCATCGCCCGTATCCTCGGCCCCCGCGGTCTGATGCCGAACCCGAAGACCGGCACGGTGACCCCGGACGTGGCCAAGGCCGTCGCGGACATCAAGGGCGGCAAGATCAACTTCCGCGTCGACAAGCAGGCCAACCTCCACTTCGTGATCGGTAAGGCGTCGTTCGACGAGAAGAAGCTCGCCGAGAACTACGGCGCCGCGCTCGACGAGGTGCTGCGCGCCAAGCCGTCCTCGTCGAAGGGCCGCTACCTGAAGAAGGTCGTCGTCTCCACCACCACGGGCCCCGGAATCCCGGTCGACCCGGCGGTGACCCGGAATTTCACGGAGGAGTAG
- a CDS encoding PE-PPE domain-containing protein has protein sequence MRSQARALVLVIVSFVTVMALGVASAFVSALAYGATALIVPGTGTPDPDIEGYRENAWSRYIGPLVCATDCADPDLVGIPYPASFWPMSFLPGWCVPGRCEKWDVSVDEGVDHLMAALDPFLGDSDEDVYIFGYSQGGAVVANALAEIAGLDLPDAVKDRLKVVTIGGIQNPDGGLWQRLAWLRFLLGDPVPILDLSFEPPMPTDTGIATTTIGFEYDPVVYAPRYWGNLFAIANMIAAFDTVHGYYLAPNAEDDLPMPYGYTDQTLAPQLDCGVNPGNCRFDDFGNSYIMIPATSLPLTDLVRSLADSAGLGWLAKPFIDLAEPVLRELVDLGYDWSGNPAVSRGSTILPFNLFQNWLKVGVDLVVAAVKGVEAFIQNFIPKNEVQSPDVGESTEDAAAAIASQSRSTIIQTDVGKTAVTEGTVEEEAAGTGKETATGDETTGDETVIDEDEVTTGEETVTDDETVIDEDEVTVDHDAVDIDDADQDATDADTETADPDTETADTETADTETETADTGTPAAA, from the coding sequence GTGCGTTCTCAGGCCCGTGCACTGGTGCTCGTCATCGTCTCCTTCGTCACTGTCATGGCATTGGGCGTCGCCTCCGCCTTCGTATCGGCGCTGGCGTACGGCGCCACGGCGCTGATCGTGCCGGGCACCGGGACACCGGACCCCGATATCGAGGGTTACCGAGAAAACGCCTGGAGCCGGTACATCGGGCCGCTGGTGTGCGCCACCGACTGTGCCGATCCGGATCTGGTCGGCATTCCGTATCCCGCCTCGTTCTGGCCGATGTCCTTTCTTCCGGGGTGGTGTGTCCCGGGCCGGTGTGAGAAGTGGGACGTCTCGGTCGACGAAGGCGTCGACCACCTGATGGCGGCGCTGGATCCGTTCCTCGGGGACTCCGACGAGGACGTCTACATCTTCGGGTACTCCCAGGGCGGCGCCGTGGTCGCCAACGCGCTGGCCGAAATCGCCGGTCTCGATCTTCCCGACGCCGTGAAAGACCGGCTCAAGGTCGTCACCATCGGAGGGATCCAGAATCCCGACGGCGGGTTGTGGCAGCGGCTGGCCTGGCTGCGCTTCCTGCTCGGGGATCCCGTGCCGATCCTCGACCTGTCCTTCGAACCGCCCATGCCGACGGATACCGGAATCGCAACCACCACAATCGGTTTCGAATACGACCCGGTAGTCTACGCTCCCCGCTACTGGGGGAACCTGTTCGCCATCGCGAACATGATCGCCGCGTTCGACACGGTGCACGGGTACTACCTTGCGCCGAACGCCGAAGATGACCTGCCGATGCCGTACGGCTACACCGACCAGACCCTGGCGCCGCAGCTCGACTGTGGGGTCAACCCCGGCAACTGTCGCTTCGACGACTTCGGCAACAGCTACATCATGATTCCCGCGACGAGCCTGCCGCTCACCGATCTCGTCCGCTCGCTGGCCGACTCGGCGGGGCTCGGCTGGCTGGCCAAGCCGTTCATCGACCTGGCTGAACCGGTACTGCGGGAGCTGGTCGACCTCGGCTACGACTGGAGCGGCAATCCGGCGGTGAGCCGGGGTTCGACGATACTGCCGTTCAACCTCTTCCAGAACTGGCTCAAGGTCGGTGTCGACCTGGTGGTGGCCGCCGTCAAGGGCGTCGAGGCCTTCATCCAGAACTTCATCCCGAAAAATGAGGTGCAGTCGCCGGACGTCGGCGAGAGCACCGAAGACGCCGCCGCGGCGATCGCATCGCAGAGCCGGTCGACGATCATCCAGACCGACGTCGGAAAGACTGCCGTCACTGAGGGCACCGTGGAGGAAGAAGCCGCGGGTACCGGGAAGGAGACCGCCACCGGCGACGAGACCACCGGCGACGAGACGGTGATCGACGAGGACGAAGTCACCACCGGTGAAGAAACAGTCACCGACGACGAGACGGTGATCGACGAGGACGAGGTCACCGTCGACCACGATGCGGTGGACATCGACGACGCAGACCAGGATGCCACCGACGCCGACACCGAGACCGCCGACCCCGACACCGAGACCGCCGACACCGAGACCGCCGACACCGAGACCGAGACCGCCGACACCGGCACACCGGCCGCGGCCTGA
- a CDS encoding cyclopropane mycolic acid synthase family methyltransferase: protein MSDQSSGTKDLTPHFEDIQAHYDLSDDFFGVFQDPTRKYSCAYFTGPNVTLSEAQIANVDQHLDKLNLKPGMTLLEVGCGWGLTLQRAMEKYDVNVIGLTLSKNQKAYCDQLLGKLDSERTFDVRLEGWEQFHSPVDRIVSIEAFEHFGFERYDDFFKMCYDVLPEDGRMTIQSSVGYHPYDLAERGKKLTFELARFIKFMITEIFPGGRLPTTQMMVEHGEKAGFVVPETMSLRNHYIKTLGIWADRLEANKDAAIAATDEENYQRYMRYLKGCQYYFIDESIDVSLVTYLKPAVAA, encoded by the coding sequence ATGTCTGACCAATCCAGCGGCACGAAGGATCTGACGCCTCATTTCGAGGACATCCAGGCTCACTACGACCTGTCCGACGACTTCTTCGGTGTCTTCCAGGACCCGACCCGTAAGTACAGCTGTGCGTACTTCACCGGGCCGAATGTGACCCTCTCGGAAGCACAGATCGCCAACGTCGACCAGCACCTCGACAAGCTCAACCTCAAGCCCGGCATGACGCTGCTCGAGGTGGGCTGCGGCTGGGGCCTGACCCTGCAGCGCGCGATGGAGAAGTACGACGTCAACGTCATCGGCCTGACCTTGTCGAAGAACCAGAAGGCCTACTGCGATCAGCTGCTGGGCAAGCTCGACTCCGAACGCACGTTCGATGTCCGGCTGGAGGGCTGGGAGCAGTTCCACTCCCCCGTCGACCGCATCGTGTCCATCGAGGCGTTTGAGCACTTCGGCTTCGAGCGCTACGACGACTTCTTCAAGATGTGTTACGACGTCCTGCCCGAGGACGGCCGGATGACGATCCAGAGCAGCGTCGGGTACCACCCCTACGACCTGGCCGAACGCGGGAAGAAGCTGACGTTCGAACTGGCCCGGTTCATCAAGTTCATGATCACCGAGATCTTCCCCGGCGGCCGTCTGCCCACCACACAGATGATGGTCGAGCACGGCGAGAAGGCCGGATTCGTGGTGCCTGAGACGATGTCGCTGCGCAACCACTACATCAAGACGCTCGGCATCTGGGCCGACCGCCTTGAGGCCAACAAGGACGCGGCGATCGCGGCGACCGACGAAGAGAACTACCAGCGCTACATGCGTTACCTCAAGGGCTGCCAGTACTACTTCATCGACGAGTCGATCGACGTCAGCCTCGTCACCTACCTGAAGCCGGCCGTCGCCGCCTAG
- a CDS encoding cyclopropane mycolic acid synthase family methyltransferase: MASKRNLTPHFDDVQAHYDLSDEFFRLFLDPSQTYSCAYFEREDMTLEEAQLAKVDLALGKLGLEPGMTLLDVGCGWGSVMMRAVESYDVDVVGLTLSANQKAHVERLFAESGDSRRKRVLLTGWEQFDEPVDRIVSIGAFEHFGFDRYDDFFAMAARALPEDGVMLLHTITALTMPQMTERGMPLTFEVARFVKFILTEIFPGGRLPSIEKVEQHARPAGFDLTRTQSLQPHYARTLDCWAAALRSRRDEAIAVQSEEVYDRYMHYLTGCAKGFRVGYIDVNQFTLAK, encoded by the coding sequence TTGGCCTCGAAACGCAATCTCACGCCTCACTTCGACGACGTGCAGGCGCACTATGACCTCTCGGACGAGTTCTTCCGCTTGTTCCTCGATCCGTCCCAGACCTACAGCTGCGCGTACTTCGAACGCGAGGACATGACTTTGGAGGAAGCGCAGCTGGCCAAGGTCGACCTCGCACTCGGGAAACTCGGTCTGGAGCCGGGAATGACGCTGCTGGACGTCGGCTGCGGCTGGGGGTCGGTGATGATGCGCGCCGTGGAGTCCTACGACGTCGACGTCGTCGGACTGACGCTCAGCGCGAACCAGAAGGCTCACGTCGAGCGGCTGTTCGCGGAATCAGGCGACAGCAGACGCAAACGCGTCCTGCTGACCGGCTGGGAGCAGTTCGACGAACCCGTCGACCGCATCGTCTCGATCGGCGCGTTCGAGCACTTCGGGTTCGACCGCTACGACGACTTCTTCGCCATGGCCGCCCGGGCACTGCCCGAGGACGGCGTGATGCTGCTGCACACCATCACCGCGCTGACGATGCCCCAGATGACCGAGCGCGGGATGCCGCTGACCTTCGAGGTGGCCCGGTTCGTGAAGTTCATCCTGACCGAGATTTTCCCCGGTGGCCGGCTGCCGTCCATCGAGAAGGTCGAACAGCATGCGAGACCAGCGGGTTTCGACCTCACCCGCACGCAGTCGCTGCAGCCCCACTACGCGCGCACGCTGGACTGCTGGGCCGCGGCTCTGCGCTCGCGCCGGGACGAGGCGATCGCGGTGCAGTCAGAAGAGGTCTACGACCGGTACATGCACTACCTGACGGGCTGCGCAAAGGGCTTCCGGGTGGGCTACATCGACGTCAACCAGTTCACCCTGGCCAAGTAG
- a CDS encoding alpha/beta fold hydrolase, with translation MEVRVGTAKSGELDIHYEDMGDANDPAVLLIMGLGAQLLLWRKGFCEKLTDQGLRVIRFDNRDVGLSSKLPHHHSGAPLVPRMARSLVGLPSPAAYTLEDMADDAAALLDHLSIDSAHVVGGSMGGMIAQIFAARHQIRTRSLGVIFSSNNQAALPPPGPRQLAAILQRPKGSDREAVIENAVRVARIIGSPGYPATEERLRADAIEGYDRSYYPAGVARHFAAILGSGSLRRYNRQTTAPTVVIHGKADKLMRPSGGRAVARAIPGARLVLFDGMGHELPEPLWDDIVGELKTTFAEAP, from the coding sequence GTGGAGGTCCGGGTAGGGACGGCGAAGTCGGGTGAGCTGGACATCCACTACGAGGACATGGGCGACGCGAACGACCCGGCCGTTCTCCTGATCATGGGCCTGGGCGCCCAATTGCTGTTGTGGCGCAAGGGTTTCTGCGAGAAGCTCACCGACCAGGGCCTGCGGGTCATCCGGTTCGACAACCGCGACGTCGGCCTGTCCAGCAAGCTGCCCCACCACCATTCCGGTGCCCCGCTGGTGCCGCGGATGGCGCGGTCACTGGTCGGGCTGCCGAGCCCCGCCGCGTACACGCTCGAAGACATGGCCGACGACGCGGCGGCGCTGCTCGACCACCTGTCAATCGACAGCGCGCACGTGGTGGGCGGGTCGATGGGCGGCATGATCGCCCAGATCTTCGCCGCCCGCCACCAGATCCGTACCAGATCACTCGGGGTGATCTTCTCCAGCAACAACCAGGCGGCGCTGCCGCCTCCCGGACCACGCCAACTCGCCGCAATTCTGCAGCGCCCCAAGGGTTCTGATCGCGAGGCGGTCATCGAGAACGCGGTGCGGGTGGCCCGGATCATCGGCAGCCCGGGTTATCCGGCGACCGAGGAGCGGCTGCGCGCCGATGCGATCGAAGGGTACGACCGCAGCTACTACCCGGCCGGGGTCGCCAGGCACTTCGCCGCGATCCTGGGCAGCGGCAGCCTGCGGCGCTACAACCGGCAGACGACCGCGCCGACGGTGGTCATCCACGGCAAGGCGGACAAGCTGATGCGGCCGTCGGGCGGCCGGGCCGTCGCCCGGGCGATCCCCGGCGCCCGCCTCGTGTTGTTCGACGGCATGGGCCACGAATTGCCCGAGCCCCTGTGGGACGACATCGTCGGAGAACTGAAGACCACGTTCGCCGAAGCTCCCTGA